DNA sequence from the Streptomyces cinnabarinus genome:
GCCTGCCGAAGCCCGACCGGGGCCGACTGCGCGCCGCGATCCCCGAGTGGGCGCACCGCGTGCGCGGAGCGGTGCTGTCCGTGGACTACAACGAGGCGCTCGCGGCACGCGACTACAAGGCGGCCGCCATCGCCGTCAACGGCTTCGACGACGCAGGCATCCGCGGCCGGATGGCCAGCCTGGACGCGTCAGTGGTTGTCGACATCTACAACGGTGCCGTCCAGGCAATGTCCGGAGTCAGCCTGCGGCGAGTGCTGGACGCTCTGCGGGACCGCTACCAGCAGGCATCGACCGACCCGCTCGGCACCAAGACGATGACCGTCGTCGCGATGATGCAGGCCGCCGGCGTGGATGCCGCGACCGCCCTGGCCTTCGTACGCCTGCAACTTGGCCTGGTTCCCGACAGTACCGGCGAGAAGAAGACCCAGACGACGGAGGACGTGGCCGAGGACGTCGGTCACATGCTCGCGGCCGCAGCGGTCATCCCGCCTCAGCTCGAGGCCGGCAACCTCGCGCACAGCCTCATCGGCGGCGTCTACGTCGCGCTGAATCCGGTGTCCTTCTACGACTTGCCCATCGCGGCCTATGCGGCCCGTCTGGCGAACATGTTCAAAGCGCCTGGCAGCACGAAGGACCTGCTGATGAACCTCAACATGCGCCCGGACATCGTCGACCTGACGCGGACGCAGATCTACGAGATCAAACCCTTCACGTCGCAGGCGCTCGCCGTCGCGGAGATGCGCGACTACATCATCCTGATGGACGGCATCCTCAAGCAGTCAGTCTTCAGGCCTGGCAGCCCGCACAACCCGGGAACGACGATGGCGCTGCCGTTCACCGACAAGGGCCAAAACGGCGTACTCATCTGGGGATGCCCCGTGCCAGGAGCCATCCTCTACCGGTTCTTGCCCAAGAAGGAGGAACCGAAGGCTGAGCAGGAGCGCGCGAAGCTGCACGAACCCGGCTCCCAGTACGCGGCCAGCGTATCCGCCGCTGCCGCGGTGGCCGTCCCGCTGGTCATCGTGGGCCACGGGGCCATGGCAGCCCTGGGGGGATACGAGGTGCTGATGGGGATGCTGACTGCCGCACTTCGCTTCGCCGGGCAGGCCCTACCCCGTGTCACTGCGGCGGGCAGCGCAGGCGCGGGGCAGGCCCTGCCCCGTGCCGCTGCGGCGGCCGGCGCAGCCGCGGCCGCGGTGAAGGCCGGTGAGGGCCCCCGCGAGCGTTGACCCGATCACGGTACGTGGGCTTTGGCCCCCAGCGCCGTCGCGGCCTCAAGCGTTGTGCGTAGCGGGGCAGCCGAGCCCGGATGACCAGGGTCGGAGCTTCTCGCCGAAGCCTGCTGGTACCTCGCCTGTGCCCTGCGCGGCCGACCCCACCAGCGCGGCCTGGACGAACAGATCGTGTGACCGTCGTCGGCTACACCCACGGACCGCGTCCCCATACGAGCGGGCACACGTCGCCGCCAGTGGAGGAAAGCCTGCTAGACCTCTTCCGCGCCAAGGTCGGCAAGCGCGCGCTGCCCCGCCCTCAGTTCGCCTTCAAGTAGCCCCACGGCCTCATCGACCAACGGCCGCGGCGTCATCCCCGCCCTCCCTCATCGCAGCCGCACAGCCTACTCAACCCGGCAAACGTTCCCGGTCACAGCACTAGATGCGCGAGTTGCGCAGCGACTGCCACACAGCGCCGGCCAGCGCCCGCGTCGCCCGCGGGACCGACAGATGCTCGTGCTCGCGGTAAAGGGCCCAGTTGTATTGCACGAGAGACAGCTTGTTGGAGGACAGCGATCCCGCCTGGTGGGCTCTGTACACCGCAAGCGGCTCAGCCAGACCCCGGGCGTCAGCGCCGTCCCGCATGATCGACAGCCAGAGGCCGTAGTCCTGGCGCTTGCGCA
Encoded proteins:
- a CDS encoding DUF4157 domain-containing protein; this translates as MRASTAGRLQPRLVAGSSGDAFEQEADRMAERVLGMAASVSPPQPQGREAGVQRTTAVPAGVSALPAEVDDVMRSPGQPLDPAMRAFMEERFGRDFSGVRVHTDAAAARSARSVQALAYTVGRHIAFSAGAFSPATHEGRRLLAHELTHVTQQTDAHGGARNQTAALRVQRQQLPRKTPEQLDSELTAAKSEGRWGDVATILNDMSDADIIARVAADRLPKPDRGRLRAAIPEWAHRVRGAVLSVDYNEALAARDYKAAAIAVNGFDDAGIRGRMASLDASVVVDIYNGAVQAMSGVSLRRVLDALRDRYQQASTDPLGTKTMTVVAMMQAAGVDAATALAFVRLQLGLVPDSTGEKKTQTTEDVAEDVGHMLAAAAVIPPQLEAGNLAHSLIGGVYVALNPVSFYDLPIAAYAARLANMFKAPGSTKDLLMNLNMRPDIVDLTRTQIYEIKPFTSQALAVAEMRDYIILMDGILKQSVFRPGSPHNPGTTMALPFTDKGQNGVLIWGCPVPGAILYRFLPKKEEPKAEQERAKLHEPGSQYAASVSAAAAVAVPLVIVGHGAMAALGGYEVLMGMLTAALRFAGQALPRVTAAGSAGAGQALPRAAAAAGAAAAAVKAGEGPRER